In a single window of the Dryobates pubescens isolate bDryPub1 chromosome Z, bDryPub1.pri, whole genome shotgun sequence genome:
- the LOX gene encoding protein-lysine 6-oxidase isoform X1, with amino-acid sequence MHFAPSGLLLAQLHACIYWSCLWPAGCQHQPPPRHDRPPPPAAWRQRIQWENNGQVYSLLSLGSQYQPPRRRQAAEAVGSPILLLRNNGTVSRRAATRATATTAAAQPQPAASSRGSSGARHWFQAGYQAPSGGRGAATAGQRSQGTATSAGAARSSASGASRPSPPTSPDSGTGTDGNRSSTGAGDLPPLSNFRPGREDVMVGDDPYNPYKYTDDNPYYNYYDTYERPRQGSRYRPGYGTGYFQYGLPDLVPDPYYIQASTYVQRMSMYNLRCAAEENCLASSAYRADVRDYDNRVLLRFPQRVKNQGTSDFLPSRPRYSWEWHSCHQHYHSMDEFSHYDLLDASSHRKVAEGHKASFCLEDTSCDYGYYRRYACTAHTQGLSPGCYDTYNADIDCQWIDITDVKPGNYILKVSVNPSYLVPESDYSNNIVRCDIRYTGHHAYASGCTISPY; translated from the exons atgcaTTTCGCGCCGTCGGGGCTCCTGCTTGCCCAGCTCCACGCGTGCATCTACTGGAGCTGCCTGTGGCCCGCCGGCTGCCAGCATCAGCCGCCACCGCGCCACGACCGcccgccgcctcccgccgccTGGAGGCAGCGGATCCAGTGGGAGAACAATGGGCAGGTGTACAGCCTGCTCAGCCTCGGCTCCCAGTACCAGCCCCCGCGGCGCAGGCAAGCGGCGGAGGCAGTGGgcagccccatcctgctgttGCGGAACAACGGCACCGTGTCGCGGAGAGCCGCCACCCGCGCCACCGCTACCACCGCCGCCGCGCAGCCACAGCCCGCCGCCAGCAGCCGCGGGAGTTCCGGCGCACGGCACTGGTTCCAGGCAGGTTACCAGGCTCCCTCCGGTGGTCGCGGCGCTGCCACCGCTGGGCAGCGTAGCCAGGGGACCGccacctctgctggggcagccaggagcagcgccTCGGGAGCGTCGCGACCcagccctcccaccagccccgaCAGCGGCACCGGCACGGACGGTAACCGGAGCAGCACCGGGGCCGGCGACCTGCCGCCCCTCAGCAACTTCAGACCTGGGCGGGAAGATGTCATGGTAGGAGATGACCCCTACAACCCCTACAAGTACACGGACGATAACCCCTATTATAACTACTACGACACGTATGAGAGGCCCCGCCAGGGCAGCAGGTACAGACCCGGCTACGGCACCGGCTACTTCCAGTATG GTCTCCCTGACTTAGTGCCGGATCCCTATTACATCCAGGCGTCCACGTATGTTCAAAGGATGTCCATGTATAACTTGAGATGTGCTGCCGAGGAGAACTGCCTGGCAAG TTCAGCTTACCGAGCAGATGTTAGAGACTATGACAATCGGGTACTCCTGAGATTCCCACAAAGAGTGAAAAATCAAGGCACATCAGATTTCCTGCCCAGCAGACCCCGTTATTCGTGGGAGTGGCACAGTTGTCACCA ACATTATCACAGCATGGATGAATTCAGCCACTATGACTTGCTGGATGCAAGCTCACACAGAAAAGTTGCTGAAGGACACAAAGCAAGTTTCTGTCTTGAAGATACCTCCTGCGATTATGGATATTACAGACGGTACGCATGTACAGCGCATAcgcag GGACTGAGCCCTGGCTGCTATGACACTTACAATGCTGATATAGATTGCCAGTGGATTGATATTACAGATGTAAAACCTGGAAATTACATTCTAAAG GTGAGTGTAAACCCCAGCTATTTGGTGCCTGAATCTGATTACTCCAACAATATAGTACGCTGCGATATACGCTATACAGGCCACCATGCATATGCCTCTGGCTGTACAATTTCACC ATACTGA
- the LOX gene encoding protein-lysine 6-oxidase isoform X2: MHFAPSGLLLAQLHACIYWSCLWPAGCQHQPPPRHDRPPPPAAWRQRIQWENNGQVYSLLSLGSQYQPPRRRQAAEAVGSPILLLRNNGTVSRRAATRATATTAAAQPQPAASSRGSSGARHWFQAGYQAPSGGRGAATAGQRSQGTATSAGAARSSASGASRPSPPTSPDSGTGTDGNRSSTGAGDLPPLSNFRPGREDVMVGDDPYNPYKYTDDNPYYNYYDTYERPRQGSRYRPGYGTGYFQYGLPDLVPDPYYIQASTYVQRMSMYNLRCAAEENCLASSAYRADVRDYDNRVLLRFPQRVKNQGTSDFLPSRPRYSWEWHSCHQHYHSMDEFSHYDLLDASSHRKVAEGHKASFCLEDTSCDYGYYRRYACTAHTQGLSPGCYDTYNADIDCQWIDITDVKPGNYILKVSVNPSYLVPESDYSNNIVRCDIRYTGHHAYASGCTISP; this comes from the exons atgcaTTTCGCGCCGTCGGGGCTCCTGCTTGCCCAGCTCCACGCGTGCATCTACTGGAGCTGCCTGTGGCCCGCCGGCTGCCAGCATCAGCCGCCACCGCGCCACGACCGcccgccgcctcccgccgccTGGAGGCAGCGGATCCAGTGGGAGAACAATGGGCAGGTGTACAGCCTGCTCAGCCTCGGCTCCCAGTACCAGCCCCCGCGGCGCAGGCAAGCGGCGGAGGCAGTGGgcagccccatcctgctgttGCGGAACAACGGCACCGTGTCGCGGAGAGCCGCCACCCGCGCCACCGCTACCACCGCCGCCGCGCAGCCACAGCCCGCCGCCAGCAGCCGCGGGAGTTCCGGCGCACGGCACTGGTTCCAGGCAGGTTACCAGGCTCCCTCCGGTGGTCGCGGCGCTGCCACCGCTGGGCAGCGTAGCCAGGGGACCGccacctctgctggggcagccaggagcagcgccTCGGGAGCGTCGCGACCcagccctcccaccagccccgaCAGCGGCACCGGCACGGACGGTAACCGGAGCAGCACCGGGGCCGGCGACCTGCCGCCCCTCAGCAACTTCAGACCTGGGCGGGAAGATGTCATGGTAGGAGATGACCCCTACAACCCCTACAAGTACACGGACGATAACCCCTATTATAACTACTACGACACGTATGAGAGGCCCCGCCAGGGCAGCAGGTACAGACCCGGCTACGGCACCGGCTACTTCCAGTATG GTCTCCCTGACTTAGTGCCGGATCCCTATTACATCCAGGCGTCCACGTATGTTCAAAGGATGTCCATGTATAACTTGAGATGTGCTGCCGAGGAGAACTGCCTGGCAAG TTCAGCTTACCGAGCAGATGTTAGAGACTATGACAATCGGGTACTCCTGAGATTCCCACAAAGAGTGAAAAATCAAGGCACATCAGATTTCCTGCCCAGCAGACCCCGTTATTCGTGGGAGTGGCACAGTTGTCACCA ACATTATCACAGCATGGATGAATTCAGCCACTATGACTTGCTGGATGCAAGCTCACACAGAAAAGTTGCTGAAGGACACAAAGCAAGTTTCTGTCTTGAAGATACCTCCTGCGATTATGGATATTACAGACGGTACGCATGTACAGCGCATAcgcag GGACTGAGCCCTGGCTGCTATGACACTTACAATGCTGATATAGATTGCCAGTGGATTGATATTACAGATGTAAAACCTGGAAATTACATTCTAAAG GTGAGTGTAAACCCCAGCTATTTGGTGCCTGAATCTGATTACTCCAACAATATAGTACGCTGCGATATACGCTATACAGGCCACCATGCATATGCCTCTGGCTGTACAATTTCACCGTGA